The Streptomyces sp. RKAG293 genome includes a region encoding these proteins:
- a CDS encoding esterase family protein translates to MDPRSRRHRPLVLPVAAALLALAALAGCGSSGDGGSAPANDHLSTDAGKGDGKGGPRTPTAAPTPSKVLLPTGPKAELKLARSTKAGPIMVTSVRGAKSGVTGKVWVWLPPEYSDPKYAAYGFPVVMMYAGGQSNGYNTWTDPQLPIQEADVKLSRQGKAHPFIMIMPVQNFNSHENAALDCSDIPGQPKMGTWMAKDVPDFVKANFRTLRSRDGWGVMGASTGGFCSAKLALQHPDVFSAAIPMDAYFDPDSRLWRGHEADRLANSPNTLIKQGKADVSILATAGSGESYETNLVKNWVKKAVAPVRIEYYELPGGRHYTSDFKKLIPRALTWFTGKLAGPTA, encoded by the coding sequence ATGGATCCGCGTTCCCGGCGTCACCGCCCCCTGGTCCTGCCCGTAGCCGCCGCGCTGCTCGCGCTCGCCGCTCTCGCCGGCTGCGGCTCCTCCGGCGACGGGGGCTCCGCCCCGGCGAACGACCACCTCTCGACCGACGCCGGGAAAGGCGACGGCAAGGGCGGACCGCGGACGCCGACCGCCGCGCCGACGCCGTCGAAGGTGCTGCTGCCGACCGGACCGAAGGCGGAGCTCAAGCTGGCGCGGTCGACGAAGGCCGGCCCGATCATGGTCACCTCGGTGCGCGGGGCGAAGTCCGGCGTCACCGGGAAGGTCTGGGTGTGGCTGCCTCCGGAGTACAGCGACCCGAAGTACGCGGCCTACGGCTTCCCCGTCGTGATGATGTACGCGGGCGGCCAGAGCAACGGCTACAACACCTGGACCGACCCCCAGCTCCCGATCCAGGAGGCCGACGTCAAGCTGAGCCGGCAGGGCAAGGCCCATCCGTTCATCATGATCATGCCGGTCCAGAACTTCAATTCCCACGAGAACGCGGCCCTGGACTGCAGCGACATCCCCGGCCAGCCCAAGATGGGCACCTGGATGGCCAAGGACGTCCCCGACTTCGTGAAGGCGAACTTCCGCACCCTGCGCAGCCGCGACGGCTGGGGCGTCATGGGCGCGTCCACCGGCGGATTCTGCAGCGCGAAGCTCGCCCTCCAGCACCCCGACGTCTTCAGTGCCGCCATCCCGATGGACGCCTACTTCGACCCGGACTCCCGCCTCTGGCGGGGTCACGAGGCCGACCGCCTCGCCAACAGCCCCAACACCCTCATCAAGCAGGGCAAGGCCGACGTCAGCATCCTCGCCACCGCGGGCAGCGGCGAGTCGTACGAGACCAACCTGGTCAAGAACTGGGTGAAGAAGGCCGTCGCCCCCGTCAGGATCGAGTACTACGAGCTCCCAGGGGGCCGGCACTACACCTCCGACTTCAAGAAGCTCATCCCCCGCGCCCTGACCTGGTTCACCGGCAAACTCGCCGGCCCGACCGCGTAG
- the alc gene encoding allantoicase, giving the protein MTTSRTPSGTPSSASSSTSFTGDARPFGGGDPYGDYRRVELPFTDLVDLADRRLGAGVIAANDEFFAERENLLIPEPAHFDPEHFGHKGKIMDGWETRRRRGTGTDTPHPVDADHDWALIRLGAPGVIRGIVVDTAHFRGNYPQSVSIEATAHSLSASPEDLLAEGVEWTTIVPRTAVGGHAANGFVVEVDRRFTHLRLNQHPDGGVARLRVYGEVAPDPGWLAELGTFDLVALENGGTVEDASDRFYSSPVNTILPGRSRKMDDGWETRRRRDKGNDWVQYRLVAQGVVRAVEIDTAYLKGNSAGWAALFVQDDGSDEWTQLLPRTKLQPDTVHRFLVNPVPATRVRIDIFPDGGISRLRLHGSLTARGAEQLTTRTEEIS; this is encoded by the coding sequence ATGACGACATCAAGGACGCCTTCCGGCACCCCTTCCTCCGCCTCCTCCTCGACTTCTTTCACCGGTGATGCGCGGCCGTTCGGTGGGGGTGATCCGTATGGGGATTACCGTCGTGTGGAGTTGCCGTTCACGGATCTGGTGGATTTGGCGGATCGGCGGTTGGGTGCGGGGGTGATCGCGGCGAATGATGAGTTCTTCGCGGAGCGGGAGAATCTGCTGATCCCGGAGCCGGCGCATTTCGATCCGGAGCACTTCGGGCACAAGGGCAAGATCATGGACGGTTGGGAGACCCGCCGCCGCCGGGGCACCGGCACCGACACCCCGCACCCGGTGGACGCGGATCATGACTGGGCGCTGATCCGGTTGGGTGCGCCGGGTGTGATCCGGGGGATCGTGGTGGACACCGCGCATTTCCGGGGCAACTACCCGCAGTCCGTGTCGATCGAGGCGACGGCGCACTCGTTGTCGGCGTCGCCGGAGGATCTGCTGGCCGAGGGTGTGGAGTGGACGACGATCGTGCCGCGTACTGCGGTGGGTGGTCATGCGGCGAACGGCTTCGTGGTGGAGGTGGATCGTCGGTTCACGCATCTGCGGTTGAACCAGCACCCGGATGGTGGTGTGGCCCGGTTGCGGGTGTATGGGGAGGTGGCGCCGGATCCGGGGTGGCTGGCGGAGCTGGGCACGTTCGACCTGGTGGCGTTGGAGAACGGTGGGACGGTGGAGGACGCGTCGGATCGCTTCTACTCCTCGCCGGTCAACACGATCCTTCCGGGGCGGTCGCGGAAGATGGATGACGGGTGGGAGACGCGTCGTCGCCGGGACAAGGGCAATGACTGGGTGCAGTACCGCCTGGTGGCGCAGGGTGTGGTGCGGGCGGTGGAGATCGATACCGCGTATCTGAAGGGGAACTCGGCGGGCTGGGCGGCGTTGTTCGTGCAGGACGACGGGTCGGACGAGTGGACGCAGCTGCTGCCGCGGACCAAGCTCCAGCCCGACACGGTGCACCGTTTCCTGGTCAACCCGGTCCCGGCCACGAGGGTGCGGATCGACATCTTCCCCGACGGTGGCATCTCCCGCCTGCGCCTGCACGGCTCCCTCACAGCGCGGGGCGCCGAACAACTCACCACCCGCACCGAAGAAATCAGCTGA
- a CDS encoding ankyrin repeat domain-containing protein: MTDANPDTEPAHDPEVLQLAGQVFDLAREGGTATLAAYVDAGVPANLTNDRGDTLLMLAAYHGHADAVTALLQRGADPNRPNDKGQTPLAGAVFKGEDAVVHALVAGGADPSAGTPNAIDTARMFGKDELLKLFGAQ, encoded by the coding sequence ATGACGGATGCGAACCCCGACACCGAGCCCGCGCACGACCCCGAGGTGCTGCAGTTGGCCGGCCAGGTCTTCGACCTCGCCCGTGAGGGCGGCACGGCGACCCTCGCCGCGTATGTGGACGCGGGCGTCCCCGCGAATCTCACCAATGACCGGGGCGACACGCTGCTCATGCTCGCCGCCTACCACGGGCACGCCGACGCGGTCACCGCCCTGCTACAGCGCGGCGCCGACCCCAACCGGCCCAACGACAAGGGTCAGACCCCCCTGGCCGGAGCGGTCTTCAAGGGCGAGGACGCGGTCGTCCACGCCCTGGTGGCGGGTGGCGCCGATCCGTCCGCCGGCACGCCCAACGCCATCGACACGGCCCGAATGTTCGGCAAGGACGAGCTGCTGAAGCTCTTCGGCGCGCAGTGA
- a CDS encoding LysR family transcriptional regulator, with product MKDWDLRKLQILRALQETGTVTAAAAALRMTPSAVSQQLSALSKQAGTPVIEAQGRGVRLTGAAHVLLRHADVVFAQLERAGAELEGYTQGEAGEVRVGAIATAITRLVVPASRLLRQDFPRITLSVRQAEAAEVYEQLAGGDVDLAVTLAVHAPSARDPRFHRIALLTDPLDVALPAGHSWAARPGLRLANLAQEPWIFGSSGPWREITLAACADAGFVPEQAHAATDWSAILAMVAADLGVALVPRMATVGERQHVAIRPLDADRPRRHVVGVVRSGSEEGPLLRRVIRVLRQVAEEPAVPVDAD from the coding sequence ATGAAGGACTGGGATTTGAGGAAACTGCAGATCCTCCGGGCTCTGCAGGAGACCGGGACGGTCACCGCGGCGGCCGCCGCACTGCGGATGACGCCGTCGGCCGTCTCGCAGCAGCTGTCCGCGCTCTCCAAGCAGGCCGGCACCCCGGTGATCGAGGCACAGGGCCGGGGCGTCCGGCTGACCGGCGCCGCCCACGTCCTGCTGCGCCACGCCGACGTCGTCTTCGCCCAGTTGGAGCGCGCCGGAGCCGAGCTGGAGGGCTACACGCAGGGCGAGGCCGGCGAGGTCCGCGTCGGTGCCATCGCCACGGCCATCACCCGGCTGGTCGTCCCCGCGTCCCGGCTGCTGCGCCAGGACTTCCCCCGCATCACCCTGTCGGTCCGGCAGGCCGAGGCCGCCGAGGTCTACGAGCAACTGGCGGGCGGCGACGTGGATCTCGCCGTGACGCTGGCGGTGCACGCGCCCTCGGCGCGGGACCCACGCTTTCACCGGATCGCGCTGCTCACCGATCCGCTCGACGTGGCCCTGCCCGCCGGCCACTCCTGGGCGGCCCGGCCCGGCCTGCGGCTGGCGAACCTCGCGCAGGAACCGTGGATCTTCGGCAGCAGCGGCCCCTGGCGGGAGATCACCCTGGCGGCCTGCGCCGACGCGGGTTTCGTCCCGGAACAGGCGCACGCGGCGACCGACTGGTCGGCGATCCTCGCCATGGTCGCCGCGGACCTCGGTGTCGCGCTGGTGCCCCGGATGGCGACGGTGGGGGAGCGGCAGCACGTCGCGATCCGCCCGCTGGACGCCGACCGGCCGCGCCGCCATGTGGTGGGTGTGGTGCGGAGCGGATCCGAGGAGGGGCCGCTGCTGCGGCGGGTGATCCGGGTGCTGCGCCAGGTGGCGGAGGAGCCCGCGGTGCCGGTGGACGCCGACTGA
- a CDS encoding S8 family serine peptidase translates to MNSRRSRHAGLAAVVLAGTLAAIPGAATASTPDPSQRVIVELSGNAAVTAAPGGSLLSAEAASGVGAARRALDARQETFLGSAKNAGLHPSSTRKLGLLIDAVAMTVPGSEVARLAKLPGVTAVLPDTRVLAKTDVSVPLIGAPDVWQRKDAAGSRVTGKGTTVAILDSGVDYTHPDLGGGLGKGHKVVGGHDFVNGDEDPMDDNGHGTHVAGIIAGKAAEKGGITGVAPDANLLAYKVMDAEGAGYTSDIIAGIEAASDPANPHRADVINMSLGGPGDGTDPLGLAATAAVRAGVVVVAAAGNDGPGLGTVSSPGTADGVISVGASTSNLRLPSAYLAGKKPELIQTYRGILSANPPVRPVTAQLVDVGEGTAEDWERVGDVRGKIVRAQFLVASDVQDLSGSAVEWAQEAEKRGALAVLAGLPTNDGPVFAAGTPGAGVAQVPSSPARIDASGDSLRMDHLVVMGIDATQYTELSSRLAAGKVSVTLRGTDTTDQIASFSSRGPTQSFGLKPDLVAPGVEIRSTIPKSLYGPGQYRMSGTSMATPHVAGAAALLRQLHPGQAPAEVKAALVGTAKPLRDSGTTAQGSGRLDVAAAASATVSASPASVSFGLADLSRRDVGGTAKVTLRNSGNRPVTTTLRTDGPATVSPKRVTVPAGGTATVTVSLRVDRPSGNTEISGRLTATPDRGPAIGVPYLLAVRYLAVQAAPDPSDGHSTVHIAPPTRLAAPPVVTVTPPRGKAVDVASRLDPATGYYQAEVTGSVAGAYRVSVRGTAGSGQRLIGSSAFEVTPVDTRKDRWEPVGPNSEAGWVALSPNRPGQAVLTQYQKAAPWLTTDNGATWRQLSRLPVADGTGPLLVDAKNPDRWWYAVNSVHDFSRQGAILRTDDNGRTWRKLGVPDTRITAFTADEQTRTLVAVASGSLLVSTDAGEHWTTYPTGVTGDVTSATVTGDTLYMTTPRGVWARSGIGSGNPGEARRLFDSVDKNVGGLAADSSVLAVYVLGTGVVGSHDGGKTWSTLLPMAEGGLGLTVSGGDLYLSTLTGSGRLSHDHGRTWTTVAAPARAAVPMDYDRWSDGSVSVSMEQDGLYRGAANGTGYRRIGVQGLTVNDLAITGGHLLAATDSAIYRTALPVASPEWGQSGGEGRVGVRVSQLAVSAKEPNVIWKVRRTAVGTFVVQRSADAGATWEVRGTSSEVPTALLVDPADPKRVMVSFRSLLGQGLFATADGGATWKNLFHERSFDTIVGDPADPLRLWLGNSAGLYRSDDGGVTVTKVADGPVAAIDLDGKRLVIGGENVRVSTDGGRTFRTADTGALAIHVSDLLRVGDTLYAATNRSGASGLLQGGRGVLRSTDHGLSWHNISTGLQNTDTTHLAATPDGRTLYVGTTDGGVHRLNLHR, encoded by the coding sequence ATGAACTCACGAAGATCGCGTCATGCCGGTCTCGCCGCCGTCGTACTCGCCGGCACGTTGGCGGCGATACCGGGTGCCGCCACCGCGTCCACGCCCGACCCGTCGCAACGAGTGATCGTCGAACTGTCCGGGAACGCCGCGGTCACCGCCGCGCCCGGTGGCTCGCTGCTGTCCGCCGAGGCCGCTTCCGGCGTCGGTGCCGCCCGCCGCGCGCTGGACGCCCGGCAGGAGACCTTCCTCGGCTCGGCGAAGAACGCCGGGCTGCATCCCTCCTCGACCCGCAAGCTCGGTCTGCTCATCGACGCCGTCGCGATGACGGTGCCGGGGTCCGAGGTGGCGCGGCTGGCGAAGCTGCCGGGCGTCACCGCCGTCCTGCCCGACACCCGGGTGCTGGCGAAGACGGATGTGAGCGTGCCGCTGATCGGCGCGCCCGACGTGTGGCAGCGCAAGGACGCCGCCGGCAGCCGCGTCACCGGCAAGGGGACCACCGTCGCGATCCTGGACAGCGGGGTGGACTACACCCACCCCGATCTGGGCGGCGGACTCGGCAAGGGCCACAAGGTCGTCGGCGGGCACGACTTCGTCAACGGTGACGAGGACCCGATGGACGACAACGGCCACGGCACCCACGTCGCCGGCATCATCGCGGGGAAGGCCGCCGAGAAGGGCGGCATCACCGGCGTGGCGCCCGACGCGAACCTGCTGGCCTACAAGGTGATGGACGCCGAAGGCGCCGGCTACACGTCGGACATCATCGCCGGGATCGAGGCGGCGTCCGATCCGGCCAACCCGCACCGTGCCGATGTCATCAACATGAGCCTCGGCGGCCCCGGAGACGGCACCGACCCGCTGGGCCTGGCCGCGACCGCGGCCGTACGGGCCGGTGTGGTCGTGGTGGCCGCGGCCGGCAACGACGGCCCCGGCCTGGGTACGGTCAGCAGTCCCGGCACGGCCGACGGGGTGATCTCGGTCGGCGCGTCGACCAGCAACCTCCGGCTGCCCAGCGCGTATCTGGCCGGCAAGAAGCCCGAGTTGATCCAGACCTACCGCGGCATCCTGTCCGCGAACCCGCCGGTGCGCCCCGTCACCGCGCAGCTCGTCGACGTCGGCGAGGGCACGGCGGAGGACTGGGAGCGGGTCGGCGACGTCCGCGGGAAGATCGTGCGGGCCCAGTTCCTCGTCGCCTCCGACGTCCAGGACCTGTCGGGCAGCGCCGTGGAGTGGGCGCAGGAAGCGGAGAAGCGCGGCGCGCTCGCCGTGCTGGCCGGCCTGCCCACCAACGACGGCCCGGTGTTCGCCGCCGGAACGCCCGGGGCGGGCGTGGCCCAGGTGCCGTCCTCGCCCGCGCGGATCGACGCCTCCGGCGACTCGTTGCGCATGGACCACCTGGTGGTCATGGGCATCGACGCGACCCAGTACACGGAGTTGAGCTCCCGGCTCGCCGCCGGGAAGGTCTCGGTGACGCTGCGCGGCACCGACACCACCGACCAGATCGCCTCGTTCTCGTCCCGCGGCCCCACGCAGAGCTTCGGCCTCAAGCCCGATCTGGTCGCGCCCGGTGTGGAGATCCGCTCCACCATCCCCAAGTCGCTGTACGGGCCCGGCCAGTACCGCATGTCGGGCACGTCGATGGCGACCCCGCACGTCGCCGGCGCCGCGGCCCTGCTGCGCCAGCTGCACCCGGGCCAGGCGCCCGCCGAGGTGAAGGCCGCGCTGGTCGGCACCGCGAAGCCGCTGCGCGACAGCGGAACCACGGCGCAGGGCTCGGGCCGGCTCGATGTGGCCGCGGCCGCCTCGGCCACGGTCAGCGCCTCACCGGCGTCCGTGTCCTTCGGACTCGCCGACCTGTCCCGGCGTGACGTCGGCGGCACCGCGAAGGTGACGCTGCGGAACTCTGGCAACCGGCCGGTCACGACCACGCTCAGGACCGACGGGCCGGCCACGGTCTCGCCGAAGCGGGTCACCGTACCCGCCGGAGGGACCGCGACCGTCACGGTCTCGCTGCGCGTCGACCGTCCGTCCGGCAACACCGAGATCAGCGGCCGCCTCACGGCGACTCCGGACCGGGGACCGGCGATCGGGGTGCCCTATCTGCTCGCCGTCCGGTACCTGGCGGTCCAGGCCGCGCCCGACCCGAGCGACGGTCACTCGACCGTGCACATCGCCCCGCCGACCCGGCTGGCCGCACCGCCGGTCGTCACGGTCACCCCGCCGCGCGGCAAGGCCGTCGACGTCGCCTCCCGCCTCGACCCCGCCACCGGCTACTACCAGGCCGAGGTGACCGGCAGCGTGGCCGGCGCCTACCGGGTCTCGGTGCGCGGCACCGCCGGCTCCGGGCAGCGCCTCATCGGCTCCAGTGCCTTCGAGGTGACCCCGGTCGACACCCGTAAGGACCGTTGGGAGCCGGTCGGTCCCAACAGCGAGGCCGGCTGGGTCGCCCTCTCGCCGAACCGGCCGGGACAGGCCGTGCTCACCCAGTACCAGAAGGCCGCTCCCTGGCTGACCACCGACAACGGCGCCACCTGGCGCCAGTTGAGCCGGCTGCCGGTCGCGGACGGCACAGGACCGCTCCTGGTCGACGCGAAGAATCCGGACCGCTGGTGGTACGCCGTGAACAGCGTTCACGACTTCAGCCGGCAGGGCGCCATCCTGCGCACCGACGACAACGGGCGGACCTGGCGCAAGCTCGGCGTCCCGGACACCCGCATCACGGCGTTCACCGCCGATGAGCAGACCCGCACGCTGGTCGCGGTCGCCTCCGGCTCGCTGCTGGTCAGCACCGACGCGGGTGAGCACTGGACCACGTACCCGACGGGCGTCACTGGCGACGTCACCAGCGCCACCGTCACCGGTGACACCCTCTACATGACGACGCCCCGCGGCGTCTGGGCCCGTTCCGGCATCGGCTCGGGCAACCCCGGCGAGGCACGCCGGCTGTTCGACTCGGTCGACAAGAACGTCGGCGGGCTGGCCGCCGACTCCTCGGTCCTGGCCGTGTACGTCCTGGGCACCGGAGTCGTCGGTTCCCACGACGGCGGGAAGACCTGGTCCACGTTGCTGCCCATGGCGGAGGGCGGCCTCGGCCTGACCGTCTCGGGCGGCGACCTGTACCTGAGCACGCTGACCGGCAGCGGCCGGCTCAGCCACGACCACGGACGGACGTGGACCACGGTCGCGGCGCCGGCGCGCGCGGCGGTACCGATGGACTACGACCGCTGGAGCGATGGTTCCGTCTCCGTCTCCATGGAGCAGGACGGCCTCTACCGGGGTGCCGCGAACGGCACCGGATACCGGCGGATCGGCGTCCAGGGACTGACCGTCAACGATCTCGCGATCACCGGCGGCCATCTGCTGGCCGCCACCGACAGCGCGATCTACCGCACCGCCCTTCCCGTCGCGAGCCCCGAATGGGGCCAGTCCGGTGGTGAGGGCAGGGTCGGCGTCAGGGTCTCGCAGCTCGCGGTCTCGGCCAAGGAGCCGAACGTGATCTGGAAGGTCCGGCGCACCGCGGTCGGAACGTTCGTCGTCCAGCGCAGCGCCGACGCGGGCGCCACCTGGGAGGTGCGCGGCACGTCGTCGGAGGTGCCGACCGCGCTCCTGGTCGACCCCGCCGACCCGAAGCGGGTGATGGTGAGCTTCCGGAGCCTGCTGGGCCAGGGGCTGTTCGCCACCGCTGACGGCGGCGCGACGTGGAAGAACCTCTTCCACGAGCGTTCCTTCGACACCATCGTGGGCGATCCCGCCGATCCGCTGCGGCTGTGGCTCGGCAACTCCGCCGGCCTCTACCGCTCGGACGACGGCGGAGTCACCGTCACCAAGGTCGCCGACGGCCCGGTGGCCGCGATCGACCTCGACGGCAAGCGTCTCGTCATCGGCGGCGAGAACGTCCGCGTCAGCACCGACGGCGGCCGCACCTTCCGCACCGCGGACACCGGCGCCCTCGCGATCCACGTCTCCGACCTGCTCCGGGTCGGCGACACGCTCTACGCGGCCACCAACCGCTCCGGGGCCAGTGGCCTCCTGCAGGGCGGCCGCGGCGTGCTGCGCAGCACCGACCACGGTCTGAGCTGGCACAACATCTCCACCGGCCTGCAGAACACCGACACCACCCATCTGGCCGCGACCCCCGACGGCCGCACGCTCTACGTCGGCACCACCGACGGCGGCGTCCACCGCCTCAACCTCCACCGCTGA
- a CDS encoding cold-shock protein, whose protein sequence is MASGTVKWFNAEKGFGFIEQDGGGADVFAHYSNIATQGFRELQEGQKVTFDVTQGQKGPQAENIVPA, encoded by the coding sequence ATGGCTTCTGGCACCGTGAAGTGGTTCAACGCGGAAAAGGGTTTCGGCTTCATCGAGCAGGACGGTGGCGGCGCTGACGTCTTCGCCCACTACTCGAACATCGCCACCCAGGGCTTCCGTGAGCTCCAGGAAGGTCAGAAGGTGACCTTCGACGTCACGCAGGGCCAGAAGGGCCCGCAGGCCGAGAACATCGTTCCCGCCTGA
- a CDS encoding DEAD/DEAH box helicase produces the protein MYRSSGSVPARNRPSYSRSQSAPRRRPMAAPGEFALPVSTTPSLPPVESFADLDMPSELLDTLTHEGVTVPFPIQGATLPNSLAGRDLLGRGRTGSGKTLAFGLALLARTAGKRAEPRQPLALVLVPTRELAQQVTDALTPYARSLRLRMATVVGGMSIGRQASVLRGGAEVVVATPGRLKDLIERRDCRLDHVAITVLDEADQMADMGFMPQVTALLAQVRPDGQRMLFSATLDRNVDRLVRQFLTDPVVHSVDPSANTVTTMEHHVLHVASADKQATTRRIAAREGRVLMFLDTKHAVDLLTRDLLASGVRAAALHGGKSQPQRNRTLDQFKSGHVTVLVATNVAARGIHVDNLDLVVNVDPPTDHKDYLHRGGRTARAGESGSVVTLVLPNQRREMARLMSHAGITPQTTQVSADDDELARITGAQEPSGVPVVIAAPPAAERVRRTSYGSRGRGGRPTQRRRPAAA, from the coding sequence TTGTACCGCTCCTCCGGCTCCGTTCCCGCGCGCAATCGCCCGTCGTATTCCCGCAGCCAGTCCGCGCCGCGCCGCCGCCCCATGGCGGCGCCGGGTGAGTTCGCCCTCCCCGTCAGCACCACGCCGTCCCTTCCCCCGGTCGAGTCGTTCGCGGACCTGGACATGCCGTCCGAGCTGCTCGACACGCTCACCCACGAAGGTGTGACGGTCCCGTTCCCCATCCAGGGCGCGACGCTGCCGAACTCGCTGGCCGGCCGGGACCTGCTGGGCCGTGGACGTACCGGCTCCGGCAAGACCCTCGCCTTCGGCCTGGCGCTGCTCGCCCGCACCGCGGGGAAGCGCGCGGAGCCGCGGCAGCCGCTCGCGCTGGTGCTGGTGCCGACCCGCGAGCTGGCCCAGCAGGTCACCGACGCGCTCACCCCGTACGCCCGCTCACTGCGGCTGCGGATGGCCACCGTCGTCGGCGGCATGTCGATCGGCCGCCAGGCCAGCGTGCTGCGCGGCGGCGCCGAGGTCGTCGTCGCGACGCCCGGACGGCTCAAGGACCTGATCGAACGCCGTGACTGCCGGCTCGACCACGTGGCCATCACCGTGCTGGACGAGGCCGACCAGATGGCGGACATGGGCTTCATGCCACAGGTCACCGCCCTGCTGGCGCAGGTGCGCCCGGACGGTCAGCGGATGCTCTTCTCCGCCACGCTGGACCGCAACGTCGACCGGCTGGTGCGCCAGTTCCTCACCGATCCCGTCGTCCATTCGGTGGATCCCTCGGCCAACACGGTCACCACGATGGAGCACCACGTCCTGCACGTGGCCAGCGCGGACAAGCAGGCCACGACGCGGCGCATCGCCGCCCGCGAGGGCCGGGTGCTGATGTTCCTGGACACCAAGCACGCCGTCGACCTGCTGACCCGGGACCTGCTGGCCAGCGGGGTCCGGGCCGCCGCGCTGCACGGCGGCAAGTCGCAGCCGCAGCGCAACCGCACCCTGGACCAGTTCAAGAGCGGACACGTGACGGTCCTGGTCGCGACCAACGTCGCCGCGCGCGGCATCCACGTCGACAACCTGGACCTCGTCGTCAACGTGGATCCGCCCACCGACCACAAGGACTACCTGCACCGCGGCGGCCGCACCGCCCGTGCGGGTGAGTCCGGCAGTGTCGTCACGCTGGTGCTGCCCAACCAGCGCCGCGAGATGGCGCGCCTGATGTCGCACGCCGGCATCACCCCGCAGACCACCCAGGTCAGCGCGGACGACGACGAGCTCGCCCGGATCACCGGCGCGCAGGAGCCCTCCGGGGTGCCGGTCGTCATCGCGGCACCCCCGGCGGCCGAACGCGTGCGCCGCACCTCGTACGGCAGCCGCGGCCGCGGTGGCCGCCCCACGCAGCGCCGGCGGCCCGCCGCCGCGTAG
- a CDS encoding macro domain-containing protein — MGTGIEYVRGDATTPLGKGPKVIAHVCNDLGGWGKGFVLAVSRRWPEPERQYRRWHRERAANDFGLGAVQMVRVDRLVWVANMVGQRGMRTGSKGVPVRYEAIDAALERLAGEAAGLGASVHMPRIGCGLAGGRWERIEPLVQARLADRAVAVTVYDHD; from the coding sequence ATGGGGACGGGGATCGAGTACGTACGGGGAGACGCGACAACGCCGCTGGGCAAGGGGCCCAAGGTGATCGCGCATGTCTGCAACGACCTGGGCGGCTGGGGCAAGGGCTTCGTGCTGGCCGTCTCACGGCGCTGGCCGGAGCCGGAGCGCCAGTACCGGCGCTGGCACCGTGAGCGCGCGGCCAACGACTTCGGGCTCGGAGCCGTGCAGATGGTGCGGGTCGACCGGCTGGTGTGGGTCGCCAACATGGTGGGCCAGCGCGGGATGCGCACCGGCAGCAAGGGCGTCCCGGTGCGCTACGAGGCCATCGACGCGGCGCTGGAGAGACTCGCCGGCGAGGCGGCCGGGCTCGGAGCTTCGGTCCATATGCCGCGGATCGGCTGCGGGCTGGCGGGCGGGCGCTGGGAGCGGATAGAACCGCTGGTCCAGGCGCGGCTCGCGGACCGCGCGGTCGCGGTGACGGTGTACGACCACGACTGA
- a CDS encoding helix-turn-helix domain-containing protein, producing MTPETPELTAAGIDPFDESVYRAVLTRRTAAPAELAADLGCSAERVARALDRLRDHGLVGRLAGARRRYAAIEPGAAVEALVRARSNDLERVRSAAAELSRLFAAARTGATDEDEVEITTGSEALGRWFVRLQQEAREDVMTLDRPPYALTTSNPVEATALGRGVRYRAVYAPEALEWPGVLDDIRELVRHGEQARVLPGLRIKLAIADRRLALMPLSLDLNDVRAAVIRPSTLLDALTDYWEMCWKQALPLNAPADDPLDEEDRLVLTLLVSGLKDEAIARQLGWSVRTMRRRISRLHDLLGAANRFQAGAIAARRGWL from the coding sequence ATGACTCCCGAGACGCCGGAACTCACGGCGGCAGGCATCGATCCGTTCGACGAGAGCGTCTACCGCGCCGTCCTGACCCGGCGTACGGCGGCTCCGGCCGAACTCGCCGCTGACCTCGGCTGTTCGGCCGAGCGGGTCGCCCGGGCGCTGGACCGGCTCCGCGACCACGGGCTGGTCGGCCGGCTCGCCGGCGCCCGCCGCCGGTACGCCGCGATCGAGCCGGGGGCCGCGGTCGAGGCGCTGGTGCGGGCCAGGAGCAACGACCTGGAACGGGTCCGCTCGGCCGCCGCCGAGCTGTCCCGGCTCTTCGCCGCCGCGCGCACCGGCGCGACCGACGAGGACGAGGTGGAGATCACCACCGGCAGCGAGGCCCTCGGCCGCTGGTTCGTCCGCCTCCAGCAGGAGGCCCGCGAGGACGTCATGACCCTGGACCGGCCGCCGTACGCCCTGACCACCTCCAACCCGGTGGAGGCCACGGCGCTCGGCCGCGGCGTCCGGTACCGGGCGGTCTACGCCCCCGAGGCGCTGGAGTGGCCGGGCGTCCTCGACGACATCCGTGAGCTGGTCCGGCACGGCGAACAGGCCAGGGTCCTGCCCGGGCTGCGCATCAAACTCGCCATCGCGGACCGCAGGCTCGCCCTGATGCCGCTCTCCCTCGACCTGAACGACGTCCGTGCCGCGGTGATCCGGCCGTCCACCCTGCTCGACGCCCTCACCGACTACTGGGAGATGTGCTGGAAGCAGGCGCTGCCGCTGAACGCCCCCGCCGACGACCCCCTCGACGAGGAGGACCGCCTGGTCCTCACGCTCCTGGTCAGCGGCCTCAAGGACGAGGCGATAGCCCGCCAGCTCGGCTGGTCCGTCCGCACCATGCGCCGCCGCATCAGCCGCCTCCACGACCTCCTGGGCGCCGCCAACCGCTTCCAGGCCGGCGCGATAGCCGCCCGCCGCGGCTGGCTGTGA